From Marivirga harenae, one genomic window encodes:
- the fahA gene encoding fumarylacetoacetase yields MKHKANNPALKSWVEVAKNSDFPIQNLPYGIFSTKDKSPRAGVAIGDYILDLTEIQSAQLFNELNLPERIFDRPILNDFMELGKEVTVPVRERISELLQHDNRELQGNDQLKEHALIPQKEASMHLPIRVGDYTDFYSSESHATNVGTMFRDPDNALLPNWKHIPVGYHGRASSIVISGTPLHRPKGQTIAPDAKKPDFGPAKLVDFELEMAFITCGGNTLGDAIPTKEAENYIFGFTLFNDWSARDIQKWEYVPLGPFLAKNFGSSMSPWIVTMEALEPFRIAGPKQEPEVLPYLKFAGDYHFDIDLQVGIQPKDSEEKVVTNSNFKYMYWNVVQQLAHHTVNGCNINTGDVYASGTISGNDPSAYGSMLEISWRGSKPVEMPDGTERKFINDHDTVIMRGHGEKDGVRIGFGEVRTELLPTK; encoded by the coding sequence ATGAAGCATAAAGCCAATAATCCAGCACTTAAAAGCTGGGTAGAAGTAGCAAAAAATTCAGATTTCCCTATTCAAAATCTTCCTTATGGGATTTTTTCAACCAAAGATAAATCACCAAGAGCTGGCGTGGCCATTGGAGATTACATTTTGGATTTGACTGAAATCCAGTCCGCTCAATTATTCAATGAATTAAACCTTCCTGAAAGAATTTTTGACAGACCCATTCTCAATGACTTCATGGAATTGGGCAAAGAAGTTACCGTTCCGGTCAGAGAAAGAATCTCTGAACTTTTGCAGCATGACAACCGGGAGCTTCAAGGCAATGACCAATTAAAAGAACATGCCTTAATTCCGCAAAAGGAAGCTAGTATGCATTTGCCCATACGAGTAGGCGATTATACTGATTTCTATTCTTCAGAATCTCATGCAACTAATGTGGGTACCATGTTCCGTGACCCGGATAATGCCTTACTACCCAACTGGAAGCATATTCCTGTGGGTTATCACGGTAGGGCTTCTTCTATCGTGATTTCAGGAACACCCTTGCATCGTCCAAAAGGACAAACTATTGCACCTGATGCCAAAAAGCCGGATTTTGGCCCAGCTAAATTGGTAGATTTCGAATTGGAAATGGCTTTCATCACCTGCGGTGGTAATACTCTTGGAGATGCTATCCCGACCAAAGAAGCTGAAAACTATATTTTCGGTTTTACATTGTTTAATGATTGGTCAGCTAGAGATATTCAAAAATGGGAGTATGTTCCTTTAGGTCCCTTCTTAGCCAAAAATTTTGGTTCTTCTATGTCACCATGGATTGTAACGATGGAAGCTTTAGAGCCATTTAGAATTGCAGGACCAAAGCAAGAGCCAGAAGTATTACCATACTTAAAATTCGCAGGAGATTACCATTTTGACATCGACTTGCAAGTGGGTATTCAACCTAAAGATTCCGAAGAAAAGGTAGTCACCAATTCCAACTTCAAGTATATGTATTGGAATGTAGTTCAGCAATTAGCGCATCACACAGTTAATGGTTGTAATATCAATACCGGAGATGTTTATGCTTCAGGAACTATCAGCGGAAATGACCCTTCTGCTTATGGTTCCATGTTGGAAATCAGTTGGAGAGGTTCCAAACCAGTCGAAATGCCAGATGGAACAGAAAGAAAATTCATTAATGATCATGATACTGTCATCATGAGAGGACATGGCGAAAAAGATGGGGTTAGAATTGGTTTCGGTGAAGTTCGGACTGAGCTACTTCCAACTAAATAA
- a CDS encoding T9SS type A sorting domain-containing protein translates to MKRFLLSILFFVGVVSVGVGQSAGDFQTRQSGNWNDSNTWEEWTGSSWDNTANTPTSADGNITIIDSHSITIVSSLTIDQTVIQSNASLSVDPFNTLTIADGSGTDLTIQSSGSLTLNDDFFFDGSILNINGNVINSGSLTLSDPNLSTINFNANSAYQHAQNNGAIPIANWATSSTTIISGVTNAVPTNINQSYGNFTWNCPSQSSTLFLGLTGSNTTVAGNFTVSSTGGRTLALSSASGVVFEVGNIILSGSTRLALTSSGNVTVNTVNFSNTSTFVFLGTSGSGILNVSGNYSHNSGTIQGTGTSRITFAGSTEQLYNASGGAYTNVNFRLNSSAIINSGTSNFSGTGSFNMNPGSQLILAEPNGISLGTTSGVIRVSGTRTYGSGITLSFNGSTLQNLGDGFPSTDVNLTVNNTGAGVNMSSDIMISSGRTLNLTEGTLNIGDGNLLTLNGNVVTTSGGISGGSLSDLTIGGTGAFGTLGFVGTQELRNFTINRTSSGTVTLGGDLLINGTFEQTAGNLILNGNTFTLSGPYSRTAGSLVSDAAASLIINGSGALPSPASFSGDINTLTLDRASSTFNVGGSGFTASNINLFSGELTGSAISIADGGNVERQSSGVLTNELTAVGTYNLLYNNDVTFNSGAELSTDPTAIANLEKAGTGDLDIQNDFTVNGTLTFTNGIFNAGTNTISLNGDLVSGAGSNLTSATITFDGTTNLTGGTVPTFGDITVNATFNPATSLNVNGNITNNGTLNSSAGTLTINATSQLGGTNPITVNNLTIGGSGAVTANSSQALTINGDIDNSGSFNANGGTVIFGGTTSISGTVPTFANIQVDGTFNAPATLNISGGLTNNGTFNDNDGIINMNGSGTREISGSSAFNIYTLNVSGGTVNNNNTGVVFIEDGITVGASTTLDLDGGGTGIMTLLSTSTKDAFIGEIPSGSAVSGTVTVQRALYATDAGDNAYHIVGFPMSNVAVSDIQNELPVTGVFSGSSTGTGYDNNPSMYAYDEDAGAGLTLNERYVAFPSSSNTETFNVGEGYYLYTYPGVIPVTMDGTGLINTGSFTRSLSFTGTDPDAGWHLVANPYPAPTDWSQWGKTAIAGNTAQIYNSNTGAYIAYDGSSEQLIPQGQGFFVQATDGTGELTATESTKVTSTTPTYFRETDIPQRFEIVLTTPDYDDVAIVHFADGATDAYEAAFDANRLLNTYETISTLSSDGKPLKVNRMASISSASPCSRSINISFEQLKNEVTYSITFNDLGKVPSQSFQLVDHYLDKNISVDNKTKYNFTVNSDGESKSSDRFELLISSNSPSQISTSSSDVCPNQNAELILENTDSYVTYLLYKDSELLTSVEGTGATLDLDVSKEVLVDEINDFVLKGFVAGCDTVSVGSVQIKIAEALSLDNKVTGSSICKIETQAPFSIATQLDANYYLVQNEDTIQSIQGTGSQYDGYIAAENLNDGLNEFVITADKDGCQSGTLEQVLEIVVENLSIDRTVTFETSDICNSNEASINFKSQANVEYKFYKNDEVVNTLIGDGSNQSFTIPSEFVEVGNNEYYVMAYLGSCSEYEFAEKISLTVEESIQSNLDIVTENVCGLQNVNVIIENAQKAKKYSLVRDGEIAHSATANTDGQLSFTLDSSKLKMGINQYNILIEGEYCQSINAEQIVEFALYEDAVIESIENQNICLNGRATIEMSANVEIDKYLVYIGNELISETQSNIINLEPKESTTYRLTGVPANGCKINDINFTIEVTDLTVPGILVSGNVLESSIEGDSYQWYLDGNQMDSETGKVLVANASGDYKVEVSKGDCSKISESFTFNEEVLNANKALENALKLYPNPVIDKMFIDLNNINSVDITIFTITGKFIDSFVLNAGHSEIDMAKFSKGTYLIQIESDNGVVTKRIVKQ, encoded by the coding sequence ATGAAAAGATTTTTACTTTCGATATTGTTTTTTGTTGGGGTTGTTAGTGTTGGGGTTGGACAGAGTGCTGGTGATTTTCAAACTAGGCAGTCGGGAAACTGGAATGATAGTAATACATGGGAAGAATGGACTGGGAGTAGTTGGGATAATACTGCTAATACACCTACTAGTGCTGATGGTAATATTACGATCATTGATTCACACTCAATAACAATAGTTTCTAGCCTAACTATTGATCAAACAGTAATACAAAGTAATGCTTCATTATCTGTTGATCCATTTAATACACTTACAATTGCTGATGGTTCCGGGACGGACTTAACCATTCAATCATCTGGAAGTCTTACATTAAATGATGACTTTTTCTTTGACGGGAGTATTCTTAATATTAATGGAAATGTTATTAATTCTGGAAGTTTGACTTTAAGTGATCCAAACTTATCTACAATTAATTTTAATGCAAATAGTGCTTACCAACATGCGCAAAATAATGGTGCAATTCCTATTGCTAATTGGGCGACTTCTTCCACTACAATAATTTCTGGTGTAACAAATGCAGTTCCCACTAATATAAATCAGTCATATGGGAATTTTACATGGAATTGTCCTTCACAGTCTTCAACTTTGTTTTTGGGCCTTACTGGTTCAAATACTACTGTAGCTGGTAACTTCACTGTTTCATCAACTGGTGGACGTACTTTAGCCTTGTCTTCTGCTTCAGGAGTGGTATTCGAAGTAGGAAATATAATCCTTTCTGGCTCTACAAGACTGGCATTGACTTCTTCTGGTAATGTAACAGTTAACACAGTTAATTTTAGCAACACCTCAACATTCGTTTTTCTAGGTACTTCTGGTTCAGGAATTCTAAACGTTTCAGGCAACTATAGCCATAATAGTGGTACAATTCAGGGCACTGGAACTTCAAGAATAACATTTGCAGGATCAACTGAACAACTCTATAATGCCTCTGGAGGAGCCTACACAAATGTTAACTTTAGATTAAACTCATCTGCAATTATCAATAGTGGCACTAGTAATTTCAGTGGTACTGGATCTTTTAATATGAATCCGGGAAGCCAATTGATTTTAGCTGAGCCAAATGGTATTTCATTAGGTACAACTTCAGGAGTAATCAGGGTTTCCGGTACAAGAACTTATGGTTCCGGAATAACATTAAGTTTTAATGGGAGTACATTACAAAATTTAGGAGATGGTTTTCCTTCGACTGATGTAAACCTTACTGTAAATAACACGGGAGCGGGAGTAAATATGTCTTCCGACATTATGATTTCTTCAGGTCGAACTTTAAATCTAACCGAAGGAACTTTAAATATTGGAGATGGAAATTTACTTACACTTAACGGAAATGTAGTTACCACGAGTGGAGGTATTTCAGGAGGTTCGTTATCTGACTTGACTATAGGTGGTACTGGGGCATTTGGAACATTGGGTTTTGTTGGAACTCAAGAATTAAGAAATTTTACCATTAATAGAACTTCTTCTGGTACCGTAACCCTCGGTGGGGACTTATTAATCAATGGTACCTTTGAGCAAACTGCAGGTAATCTTATTTTAAATGGAAATACTTTCACCTTAAGCGGGCCTTATTCTAGAACGGCCGGAAGTTTAGTTTCTGATGCAGCGGCTTCTTTGATAATAAATGGGTCAGGGGCTTTGCCTAGTCCAGCCTCTTTTTCAGGTGATATAAATACCTTGACTTTAGATCGTGCTTCATCAACATTTAATGTTGGGGGTTCAGGATTTACGGCTAGTAATATAAATTTGTTTTCTGGTGAATTAACAGGTTCTGCGATAAGCATTGCAGATGGAGGTAATGTTGAAAGGCAATCTAGTGGTGTTTTGACAAATGAATTAACGGCTGTTGGCACCTACAATCTATTATATAATAATGACGTAACCTTTAATTCAGGAGCAGAACTTTCTACTGATCCAACAGCAATTGCCAATTTAGAAAAGGCGGGTACTGGAGACCTAGATATTCAGAATGATTTTACGGTAAATGGTACACTTACTTTTACAAATGGTATTTTTAATGCCGGAACCAATACCATTTCCTTAAATGGAGATTTGGTTTCTGGTGCTGGTTCAAACTTAACTAGTGCTACAATTACTTTTGATGGCACCACAAATTTAACTGGAGGTACAGTACCCACTTTCGGTGATATTACGGTCAATGCTACTTTCAATCCAGCAACAAGTTTAAATGTAAACGGAAATATTACCAATAATGGTACTTTAAATAGTAGTGCAGGTACTTTGACAATTAATGCTACTTCTCAATTAGGAGGAACTAACCCCATTACAGTTAACAATTTAACAATTGGTGGTAGTGGTGCTGTTACAGCCAATTCATCTCAGGCTTTAACAATTAATGGCGATATAGATAATTCAGGAAGCTTTAATGCAAACGGAGGAACTGTGATTTTTGGAGGCACTACGTCTATCTCAGGTACTGTTCCTACTTTTGCTAATATTCAGGTTGACGGGACTTTCAATGCTCCCGCAACGCTTAATATTTCAGGCGGATTAACTAATAATGGTACTTTCAATGATAATGATGGTATCATAAATATGAATGGCAGCGGTACGCGAGAAATTTCTGGTTCAAGCGCTTTTAATATATACACTTTAAATGTTTCTGGAGGAACTGTAAATAACAACAATACAGGAGTTGTATTTATTGAAGATGGAATTACAGTAGGCGCAAGTACTACTTTAGATTTAGATGGTGGAGGAACTGGGATAATGACATTATTATCAACTTCAACAAAAGATGCATTTATAGGAGAAATTCCTTCTGGTTCAGCGGTAAGCGGGACAGTTACGGTTCAAAGGGCTCTATATGCTACAGATGCAGGAGATAATGCTTATCATATTGTAGGCTTTCCAATGAGCAATGTAGCGGTGTCAGATATTCAGAATGAATTACCTGTAACAGGTGTGTTTTCCGGCAGCAGTACAGGAACAGGTTACGATAATAATCCTTCAATGTATGCTTATGATGAAGACGCGGGTGCAGGTCTTACTCTAAATGAGCGCTATGTGGCCTTTCCTTCTTCATCCAATACGGAAACTTTTAACGTGGGAGAAGGTTATTATTTATATACCTATCCTGGCGTGATTCCTGTGACAATGGATGGTACTGGACTTATTAATACAGGAAGTTTTACAAGGTCTCTTTCTTTTACGGGGACTGATCCAGATGCTGGCTGGCACTTGGTCGCTAATCCTTATCCAGCTCCAACTGACTGGAGTCAATGGGGGAAAACTGCCATTGCGGGAAATACAGCTCAAATTTATAATTCTAATACTGGGGCATATATTGCCTATGACGGGTCTTCTGAACAACTAATTCCTCAAGGGCAAGGTTTTTTTGTACAAGCAACAGATGGGACTGGTGAACTTACCGCAACGGAAAGTACGAAGGTTACCAGTACAACTCCAACATACTTCAGAGAGACTGATATTCCACAAAGATTCGAAATTGTATTGACAACACCTGATTATGATGATGTTGCTATAGTTCACTTTGCTGACGGAGCCACTGATGCATATGAAGCTGCCTTCGATGCCAATAGGTTGCTTAATACCTATGAAACAATTTCTACCTTATCTTCAGATGGTAAACCACTAAAGGTAAATAGAATGGCTTCAATTTCCAGTGCATCTCCTTGTAGTCGCTCGATTAATATAAGTTTTGAACAATTGAAAAATGAAGTGACGTATTCTATCACTTTTAATGACTTAGGTAAAGTTCCATCACAATCTTTCCAACTTGTAGATCATTACTTAGATAAAAATATTTCAGTTGATAATAAAACTAAGTACAATTTTACGGTTAATAGTGATGGTGAATCTAAAAGTTCAGACAGGTTTGAATTGCTTATAAGTTCTAATTCACCTAGCCAAATTTCTACTTCTTCTAGTGATGTTTGTCCTAATCAAAATGCCGAATTGATTTTAGAAAATACTGACTCTTATGTAACGTACCTATTGTATAAGGATAGTGAACTGCTAACTTCAGTAGAAGGTACAGGAGCAACTTTAGATTTAGATGTTTCCAAAGAAGTATTGGTTGATGAAATTAATGATTTTGTATTAAAAGGGTTCGTAGCTGGATGTGATACCGTTAGTGTAGGAAGTGTACAAATCAAAATAGCTGAAGCTTTGAGTTTGGATAACAAAGTAACAGGTTCTTCTATTTGCAAGATAGAAACCCAAGCTCCATTTAGTATAGCTACACAATTAGATGCAAATTACTACCTTGTCCAAAATGAAGATACGATTCAGTCGATTCAGGGAACTGGAAGTCAATATGATGGATATATAGCAGCAGAGAATTTGAATGATGGATTAAATGAGTTTGTAATTACAGCTGATAAAGACGGTTGCCAGAGCGGAACTTTAGAACAGGTCTTAGAAATAGTAGTTGAGAATTTATCTATTGACAGGACAGTGACTTTTGAAACTAGTGATATATGCAACAGCAATGAAGCTAGCATTAATTTTAAGAGTCAAGCTAATGTAGAATACAAATTCTATAAAAATGATGAAGTTGTGAATACCTTGATAGGGGATGGAAGCAACCAATCCTTTACAATTCCATCAGAATTTGTTGAGGTTGGTAACAATGAATACTATGTCATGGCTTATCTTGGTAGTTGTTCTGAATATGAATTTGCTGAAAAGATTAGCTTGACTGTAGAAGAAAGTATTCAGTCAAATTTGGATATAGTTACAGAAAATGTGTGTGGGCTGCAGAATGTAAATGTGATAATAGAAAATGCACAAAAGGCTAAAAAATATTCACTTGTAAGAGATGGAGAAATTGCTCATAGTGCCACAGCAAATACAGATGGTCAACTTTCATTTACTTTGGACTCGTCCAAATTAAAAATGGGTATCAATCAATACAATATATTAATTGAAGGGGAGTATTGTCAGTCAATCAATGCAGAGCAAATAGTTGAATTTGCGCTGTATGAAGATGCTGTGATTGAAAGTATTGAAAATCAAAATATTTGCTTAAATGGCAGGGCTACAATTGAAATGTCGGCAAATGTAGAAATTGATAAATATCTGGTATATATAGGTAATGAGTTGATAAGTGAGACACAAAGTAACATTATTAATTTAGAACCCAAAGAATCGACAACCTATAGGCTTACAGGAGTTCCTGCAAATGGATGCAAGATTAACGATATCAATTTTACTATTGAAGTTACTGATTTGACTGTTCCCGGGATATTGGTTTCTGGAAATGTATTAGAAAGTTCAATAGAAGGAGATAGCTATCAGTGGTATTTGGACGGAAATCAGATGGATAGCGAAACTGGAAAAGTACTAGTTGCTAATGCATCAGGTGACTACAAAGTTGAAGTCTCAAAAGGTGATTGCAGTAAGATAAGTGAGTCCTTTACTTTCAATGAGGAAGTTTTAAATGCCAATAAAGCATTGGAAAATGCATTGAAATTATATCCAAATCCGGTAATAGATAAAATGTTTATCGATTTAAATAATATTAATTCTGTAGATATTACTATTTTTACAATTACAGGAAAGTTTATCGATAGTTTCGTCTTAAACGCAGGTCATTCTGAAATTGATATGGCTAAATTTTCTAAAGGAACTTATTTGATACAAATTGAATCGGATAATGGAGTAGTTACGAAAAGAATTGTAAAGCAATAA